A portion of the Eubacterium maltosivorans genome contains these proteins:
- the hemC gene encoding hydroxymethylbilane synthase: protein MKIIVGSRGSKLAVVQTNWLLEELRKANPEVDFELKIIKTKGDKIQHKALDKIGDKGIFTKELEDALLSGEIDMAVHSMKDMPSELPEGLMLSVPPMREDPRDVLLTPHKINAVQELPENAVIGTGSKRRIYQLKNIRKDFEVVGIRGNIDTRIRKMQEQGLDGIILAAAGLKRIGVYESEDYTCIPLDPCQFVSAPAQGILAVEIREDNETVKTLMESVSNPVTKAQMTAERQFLISLNGSCHIPIGAYCDVEDEKLTLYGIFGNEDGTILYKGQTEGALGEEAEMGDRLAKELREMVEAEMKPGTVYLAGGGCGDKGLITVKAMEKLKTCDAVVYDALVNEEFLKWTKPECEKIYVGKRAANHALPQDEINALLIRLGKEGKSVVRLKGGDPYVFGRGGEEGEELYDAGVPFEVIPGITSVIGGLAYAGIPITHRDCVSSFQVVTGHLKSEESELDWPVLAKSKGTIVFLMGVKNLEKITGELMKNGMDKNTPAAVVHRASTPYQRVVEGTLETIYGIAAEAKITAPSLIVVGDVVTKREKLRFFDSKPLFGKNIVVTRSREQSSKMVAQIAELGGNAIEYPTIKIEPIPENVAALAERFGSLNAYSHIIFTSTNGVEIFFDALKASGRDTRALGNIHVTAIGSATAALLAEQGITADFVPKKYVGEELVDGLMPLLTEASRVLIPRSKNARIYVVEALRKVCPVDEFQIYETVREDNTDIDVAEMLKNKEIDYITFTSSTTVQYFVEKIGDENVEYTKNAKCVSIGPVTSDKMRELGLAVDVQAEVYTIAGMIEAILNMEK, encoded by the coding sequence ATGAAAATAATCGTAGGCTCAAGAGGCAGCAAACTGGCAGTGGTCCAGACAAACTGGCTTCTTGAGGAATTAAGAAAAGCAAACCCCGAGGTCGATTTTGAGCTCAAGATCATCAAGACAAAAGGAGATAAGATTCAGCATAAAGCCCTTGATAAAATTGGGGATAAGGGCATTTTCACCAAAGAGCTGGAGGATGCTCTTTTAAGCGGTGAAATCGATATGGCTGTTCACAGCATGAAGGATATGCCCTCTGAGCTTCCTGAGGGGCTGATGCTTTCTGTGCCGCCTATGCGGGAAGACCCAAGGGATGTGCTGTTGACGCCCCATAAGATAAACGCCGTCCAAGAGCTGCCCGAAAACGCAGTTATCGGCACCGGGAGCAAGCGCCGGATTTACCAGCTGAAAAATATCCGGAAGGATTTTGAAGTGGTGGGAATCCGCGGAAATATTGATACTCGTATCCGGAAAATGCAGGAGCAGGGCCTGGATGGTATTATTCTAGCAGCGGCGGGCCTTAAACGCATCGGTGTTTATGAGAGTGAAGACTATACCTGTATTCCTCTTGACCCATGCCAGTTTGTATCGGCGCCCGCTCAGGGGATTCTGGCAGTGGAAATCCGTGAGGATAACGAAACGGTTAAGACACTCATGGAATCTGTCAGCAACCCGGTTACCAAGGCACAGATGACAGCAGAACGCCAGTTCCTGATCAGCCTGAACGGCAGCTGTCATATCCCCATCGGTGCATACTGTGATGTGGAGGATGAAAAGCTGACCCTTTACGGCATTTTTGGCAACGAGGACGGCACGATTTTATACAAAGGACAGACAGAGGGAGCCCTGGGCGAAGAAGCCGAAATGGGAGACCGCCTGGCAAAGGAACTGAGAGAAATGGTAGAGGCAGAAATGAAGCCGGGTACAGTTTACCTGGCTGGAGGCGGCTGCGGCGATAAGGGGCTGATCACCGTCAAGGCCATGGAAAAATTAAAAACCTGCGACGCAGTGGTCTATGACGCACTGGTCAATGAGGAGTTCTTGAAATGGACAAAACCGGAATGTGAAAAGATTTATGTTGGCAAAAGAGCCGCCAACCACGCGCTGCCCCAGGATGAAATCAACGCGCTGCTGATCCGGCTGGGCAAGGAAGGGAAAAGCGTTGTCCGCTTAAAGGGCGGCGATCCCTATGTCTTCGGACGCGGCGGTGAGGAAGGTGAGGAGCTCTATGACGCGGGGGTTCCCTTTGAAGTGATTCCAGGCATTACCTCGGTTATCGGCGGCCTGGCTTATGCCGGCATTCCCATTACCCACAGAGACTGCGTGTCATCCTTTCAGGTAGTTACCGGACATCTGAAATCCGAAGAATCGGAACTGGACTGGCCGGTACTGGCCAAATCCAAAGGGACCATCGTGTTTTTGATGGGCGTTAAAAATCTTGAGAAGATTACCGGCGAGCTGATGAAAAACGGCATGGATAAAAATACGCCGGCAGCGGTGGTGCACCGCGCGTCCACCCCTTATCAGAGAGTGGTGGAAGGCACGCTGGAAACCATCTACGGTATTGCCGCAGAAGCTAAGATCACAGCGCCAAGCCTGATCGTGGTCGGCGATGTGGTGACCAAGCGTGAAAAGCTGCGCTTTTTTGACAGCAAGCCCCTCTTTGGAAAAAATATTGTGGTGACCCGTTCCAGAGAGCAGAGTTCTAAAATGGTGGCGCAGATCGCTGAGCTCGGCGGCAACGCCATTGAGTACCCAACCATCAAAATTGAGCCGATTCCAGAGAATGTGGCCGCACTGGCAGAGCGCTTTGGAAGCCTTAATGCATACAGTCATATTATTTTTACCAGTACCAACGGCGTTGAGATTTTCTTTGACGCGCTCAAGGCTTCCGGCAGAGATACGAGAGCCCTCGGAAACATTCATGTAACAGCCATCGGCTCCGCCACGGCTGCACTGCTTGCCGAGCAGGGAATCACAGCGGACTTTGTACCGAAAAAATATGTCGGCGAAGAGCTGGTTGACGGCCTGATGCCGCTTTTGACAGAAGCATCGCGGGTCTTGATCCCGCGCTCCAAAAACGCGCGGATTTACGTGGTTGAGGCGCTCCGCAAGGTGTGCCCGGTGGATGAATTCCAGATTTACGAAACAGTTCGTGAGGACAATACCGACATTGACGTGGCAGAAATGCTGAAAAATAAAGAGATTGATTACATCACCTTTACAAGCTCCACAACCGTACAATACTTTGTGGAAAAAATCGGTGATGAAAATGTGGAATACACTAAAAATGCAAAATGCGTTTCGATTGGACCTGTAACCTCAGATAAAATGAGAGAACTGGGTTTAGCGGTCGATGTTCAGGCAGAGGTTTACACCATTGCCGGGATGATTGAAGCGATTCTGAATATGGAAAAATAA
- a CDS encoding sirohydrochlorin cobaltochelatase, whose product MPKKALLVISFGTSYRETREKTIGAIERDLQKGFPDYDFRRAFTSRMIIKKLRERDNEYVDIPHEALEKLKSEGYTEVVCQTTHVINGYEYDLTINELKKFENDFDVLTIGAPLLTTIDDYEQVARTAISELPEMKEGEALLYMGHGSEHHANATYPAMDYTFKHLGYKNAFMGTVEGFPSLSDIIPQLKEKGYHKLYLAPFMIVAGDHAINDMASDDADSWKTLLENEGFEVECVLKGLGQFKGIQDMFLEHAKNGVSVKELL is encoded by the coding sequence ATGCCCAAAAAAGCTTTATTAGTAATAAGTTTCGGGACATCTTATCGTGAAACCCGGGAAAAAACCATCGGAGCCATCGAGAGAGACTTGCAGAAAGGCTTTCCGGATTATGATTTCAGACGCGCTTTTACCTCACGGATGATTATAAAGAAACTCAGAGAGCGTGACAATGAATATGTGGACATTCCACACGAAGCCCTTGAAAAGCTGAAAAGTGAAGGCTATACCGAGGTTGTCTGCCAGACGACACACGTCATCAATGGGTACGAATACGATTTGACCATCAATGAGCTCAAAAAATTTGAAAATGATTTTGATGTGCTCACCATCGGCGCGCCGCTTCTGACAACCATCGACGATTATGAGCAGGTGGCGAGAACAGCCATCAGTGAGCTGCCGGAGATGAAAGAAGGCGAAGCCCTGCTCTATATGGGACATGGCAGTGAACATCACGCCAACGCCACCTATCCGGCCATGGATTACACTTTCAAGCATTTAGGCTATAAAAACGCCTTTATGGGAACCGTAGAGGGCTTTCCCAGTCTGAGCGACATTATTCCACAGCTTAAGGAAAAGGGATACCACAAGCTTTATCTGGCGCCCTTTATGATCGTAGCCGGCGACCATGCCATCAACGATATGGCCAGCGACGATGCAGACTCATGGAAAACACTGCTCGAAAATGAAGGCTTTGAAGTGGAATGTGTCCTGAAGGGACTCGGCCAGTTTAAGGGCATTCAGGATATGTTTTTAGAGCATGCGAAGAACGGCGTAAGCGTTAAAGAACTGCTTTAA
- the cobK gene encoding precorrin-6A reductase, whose amino-acid sequence MILVLGGTYDSRKLTEALLGQGCAVLYSSVTAYNTGSLPENPRLEIHTGPLEADGLADLMAKKQIGLCVDATHPYAKEVSLNAIAASKKAGAAYVRLERPRMMDDGQQTLGFPDYESAVAYLLKEEGNILLTTGSRQLEFYDPLPRERVIVRVLPTSKVLEKCERLGYKPQNIIAMQGPFSYAMNVETIRQFGIRFLVTKDSGDVGGVSEKLRAAADMGVRVIFIERPGIEYPVVFNTAEEILGWIAENK is encoded by the coding sequence GTGATTCTGGTCCTCGGAGGAACGTATGACAGCCGAAAGCTGACAGAGGCGCTGCTCGGACAGGGCTGCGCCGTTCTTTATTCCTCCGTAACCGCTTATAATACCGGAAGCCTTCCGGAAAATCCGCGTCTGGAAATTCATACTGGCCCCCTTGAGGCAGACGGTCTGGCAGACCTGATGGCCAAAAAGCAGATCGGGCTCTGCGTGGACGCCACCCATCCTTACGCCAAGGAGGTTTCGCTCAACGCCATCGCGGCCTCAAAAAAAGCGGGGGCCGCCTATGTGCGTCTGGAAAGGCCTCGGATGATGGATGACGGGCAGCAGACTCTGGGGTTTCCAGATTATGAATCGGCAGTGGCCTACCTTTTAAAAGAGGAGGGGAATATTCTGCTGACAACAGGGAGCCGGCAGCTGGAATTTTATGATCCTCTGCCAAGAGAACGTGTCATTGTACGGGTGCTGCCAACCAGCAAGGTGCTTGAAAAATGTGAGCGTCTTGGCTACAAGCCGCAGAATATCATCGCCATGCAAGGGCCTTTCAGCTATGCGATGAACGTGGAGACCATCCGGCAATTCGGCATTCGTTTCCTGGTCACAAAGGACAGCGGCGACGTGGGCGGCGTCAGTGAAAAGCTGCGCGCTGCGGCCGATATGGGCGTGCGCGTTATTTTTATCGAACGCCCCGGGATTGAGTACCCGGTCGTCTTTAATACAGCGGAGGAAATACTCGGCTGGATAGCGGAAAATAAATAG
- the cobM gene encoding precorrin-4 C(11)-methyltransferase translates to MKNTVYLIGAGPGDPELITLKGKRLIGEADIIIYAGSLVNKEVLAGHKENAEIYNSASMTLDDVIEVITKGVNAGKKVVRVHTGDPAIYGAIREQMDRLEEEDIPFEVVPGVSSFTASASVLKKEFTLPDVSQTVICTRLEGRTPVPEKEKLESLAAHHASMAIFLSVQMIDEVAERLMTQYEPATPIAVIQRATWEDQKVVLGTLETIADKVKEAGITKTAQILVGDFLGDKYSLSKLYDPSFTHEYRTATK, encoded by the coding sequence ATGAAAAACACAGTATACTTAATCGGGGCGGGTCCTGGAGATCCGGAGTTAATTACCTTAAAAGGCAAGCGTCTGATCGGCGAAGCGGATATTATTATCTACGCGGGTTCTCTGGTCAACAAGGAAGTGCTGGCAGGACACAAGGAAAACGCTGAAATTTACAACAGCGCCTCCATGACACTGGACGACGTGATCGAGGTGATCACCAAAGGCGTTAACGCGGGAAAAAAAGTCGTTCGTGTTCACACGGGTGATCCGGCGATCTACGGCGCGATTCGTGAACAGATGGACCGTCTGGAAGAAGAGGACATTCCTTTTGAAGTGGTGCCTGGCGTCAGCTCTTTTACCGCCTCAGCTTCTGTTCTGAAAAAAGAATTCACCCTGCCGGATGTTTCACAGACCGTTATCTGTACCCGTCTGGAAGGCCGCACTCCTGTGCCGGAAAAGGAAAAACTGGAGTCGCTGGCCGCGCATCACGCTTCCATGGCTATCTTCCTGTCTGTTCAGATGATCGACGAAGTGGCAGAACGCCTGATGACCCAGTATGAGCCTGCTACGCCCATTGCGGTCATCCAGCGCGCGACCTGGGAAGACCAGAAGGTCGTTTTGGGAACCCTTGAAACCATTGCGGATAAGGTGAAAGAAGCCGGCATTACAAAAACAGCCCAGATTCTGGTTGGAGATTTCCTGGGCGACAAATACAGTCTTTCCAAGCTGTATGATCCGTCCTTTACCCACGAATACCGCACCGCTACAAAATAG
- the hemB gene encoding porphobilinogen synthase — MLPTRLRKNAAVRDLIRETELSMRDVVYPLFVVDGENIKREIPSMKGQYHLSLDMLPKELEELKELGVRYIILFGVPDEKDAEATPAFVDDGIIQKAIRIVKEKDPEMYVITDVCLCEYKSDGHCCFFHDNGDIKRDKSLETLCKVTVSHAKAGADMVAPSDMMDGHIEAMRKALDDAGFESIPIMGYSAKFASTFYGPFRDAANSAPAFGDRRSYQMDPANSEEALKEVVLDIEEGADIVMVKPAMPYLDIIAKAKELSYLPMAAYQVSGEYAMIRNAVDAGLLDEKAIYESMLCIKRAGAKIIITYFAKDLKALIEKYQ, encoded by the coding sequence ATGTTACCAACCCGATTGAGAAAAAACGCAGCGGTTCGTGATTTGATCCGCGAAACAGAATTATCCATGCGCGATGTGGTTTACCCGCTGTTTGTGGTTGACGGAGAGAATATTAAGCGTGAAATCCCGTCCATGAAGGGACAGTACCACCTGTCGCTCGATATGCTGCCAAAAGAACTGGAAGAGCTCAAAGAGCTGGGCGTCCGTTACATTATTCTGTTCGGCGTGCCGGATGAAAAGGACGCGGAGGCAACACCGGCCTTTGTGGACGATGGGATTATCCAGAAAGCCATCCGTATTGTCAAGGAAAAGGACCCGGAAATGTATGTTATCACCGATGTCTGCCTCTGCGAGTACAAAAGCGACGGACATTGCTGTTTCTTCCACGATAACGGCGACATCAAGCGGGACAAATCGCTGGAAACCTTGTGCAAGGTAACCGTGAGCCATGCGAAAGCCGGCGCGGATATGGTAGCGCCTTCAGACATGATGGACGGCCATATCGAAGCCATGCGTAAAGCACTGGATGACGCAGGCTTTGAGAGCATTCCGATTATGGGCTACTCCGCCAAATTTGCGTCTACCTTCTACGGACCGTTCCGCGACGCAGCAAACTCCGCTCCGGCCTTCGGCGACCGCAGAAGCTACCAGATGGATCCGGCCAACAGCGAGGAAGCGCTGAAGGAAGTGGTGCTGGACATTGAGGAGGGCGCAGACATCGTTATGGTAAAACCCGCAATGCCATATCTGGATATTATCGCAAAGGCCAAGGAATTGTCTTATCTGCCAATGGCGGCGTACCAGGTCAGCGGCGAATACGCCATGATCCGCAATGCGGTAGACGCTGGTCTGCTGGATGAAAAGGCCATTTATGAAAGCATGCTGTGCATCAAACGTGCGGGGGCTAAAATCATCATTACCTATTTCGCAAAAGATTTAAAAGCGTTGATTGAAAAATATCAGTAA
- the hemL gene encoding glutamate-1-semialdehyde 2,1-aminomutase: MKHTKSTALFEEANRVIPGGVNSPVRAFQSVGMPPVFIDHGKGSKIYDVDGNEYTDYICSWGPLILGHAADAYYEGIDEVLRKGNTYGAPTEIEIRVAEMIIDAYPSMDMVRMVNSGTEATMSAIRLARGYTGREKFIKFEGCYHGHSDSLLVKSGSGTLTYGVPTSPGVTAGTAKDTLVATYNDLDSVKKLFDENKGEIACVIVEPVAGNMGVVSPQTSFMKGLRKLTEEEGTLLIFDEVITGFRLAFGGAQEVLGIKPDLTTLGKIIGGGMPVGAFGGRRDIMEKLSPLGPVYQAGTLSGNPIAMKMGLNTLTYLKDHPEIYTQLEARAKQLEAGFNKNIEETGVKAKMVRFGGMSALFFTDQEICDFNSVMTSDTEAYAKYFAEMLNRGNLMPPAQFEGIFVSAAHTEADIEKTIADNLAALKALA, encoded by the coding sequence ATGAAGCATACAAAGTCGACTGCACTTTTTGAAGAAGCGAACCGTGTTATTCCCGGCGGGGTCAACAGCCCTGTCCGCGCATTCCAGTCTGTAGGTATGCCGCCGGTTTTTATCGACCACGGAAAGGGCTCAAAGATTTACGATGTGGACGGAAATGAATACACAGATTATATCTGCTCCTGGGGGCCTCTGATTCTCGGCCATGCCGCGGATGCCTACTACGAGGGAATTGACGAAGTGCTGAGAAAGGGCAACACCTACGGCGCGCCCACAGAAATTGAGATCCGCGTGGCGGAAATGATCATTGACGCTTACCCGTCTATGGATATGGTGCGTATGGTCAACTCCGGCACTGAGGCCACCATGAGCGCTATCCGTCTTGCCAGAGGCTATACCGGACGTGAAAAATTTATCAAATTTGAAGGCTGCTACCATGGCCACAGCGATTCCCTGCTGGTAAAATCCGGCTCCGGCACTCTGACCTACGGTGTCCCCACAAGCCCTGGTGTCACTGCCGGCACAGCTAAGGATACCCTGGTAGCAACTTACAACGACCTGGATTCTGTAAAAAAGCTTTTTGATGAAAACAAAGGAGAGATTGCCTGCGTGATCGTCGAACCGGTCGCGGGCAACATGGGCGTTGTGTCGCCGCAAACCAGCTTTATGAAAGGCCTGAGAAAGCTGACCGAGGAAGAAGGCACCCTGCTGATTTTTGACGAGGTTATCACAGGGTTCAGGCTTGCCTTTGGCGGCGCGCAGGAGGTGTTGGGCATTAAGCCAGACCTCACCACACTTGGCAAAATCATCGGCGGCGGAATGCCAGTAGGCGCCTTTGGCGGACGGCGTGATATTATGGAAAAGCTCTCGCCGCTCGGCCCGGTTTATCAGGCGGGAACCCTGTCCGGAAACCCTATCGCCATGAAAATGGGCCTCAATACCCTAACTTATCTCAAGGATCATCCAGAGATTTACACCCAGCTGGAAGCCCGTGCGAAGCAGCTGGAAGCCGGCTTTAACAAAAATATTGAGGAAACCGGCGTCAAGGCTAAGATGGTGCGATTTGGCGGAATGAGCGCTCTGTTTTTCACCGATCAGGAAATCTGCGATTTTAACAGCGTGATGACCAGCGATACGGAAGCCTACGCGAAATATTTTGCCGAAATGCTGAACCGTGGCAATCTGATGCCGCCAGCGCAGTTCGAGGGAATTTTTGTCTCTGCTGCACACACCGAGGCCGATATTGAAAAGACCATTGCCGACAATCTGGCTGCGCTTAAGGCGCTTGCATAG
- a CDS encoding cobalt-precorrin 5A hydrolase, protein MKRTERWAVVAVSRQGVWKALEIKEHIPEKAPNIFTMEKYAAPGTQLIRGKIGEFFGTLMADYDTILCIMATGIVVRSIAPHLGHKSKDPGILVMDPDGKYVISLLSGHLGHANENAVYLAKRMNAQPVITTGTDVKGSMAVDVLAEKLGCTIADFTAAKDVTALILDDEPIALVGGEHCDTTGLVLPQNLVFSEKQEALSGDYSGCVVISADDPLKWPSGKPAVQIVPKKIVIGIGCRRNTEAERIEEAVRQALAALALHPLSVKAFATIGLKADEKGIHAACKTFDAELKVVPDDFVKMVQSRFEGSDFVFKTTGLYAVSEPCGYVASGFGECLLEKQKCGGITLSIWRVKA, encoded by the coding sequence ATGAAACGTACAGAGAGATGGGCTGTTGTGGCTGTTTCCAGGCAGGGAGTCTGGAAAGCCCTTGAGATAAAGGAGCATATTCCTGAAAAAGCGCCGAACATCTTTACCATGGAGAAATACGCCGCTCCCGGCACACAGTTGATCCGCGGAAAAATCGGCGAATTTTTTGGAACGCTCATGGCGGATTATGATACGATTTTATGCATCATGGCCACAGGTATAGTCGTCCGAAGTATTGCGCCCCATCTCGGCCATAAGTCAAAGGACCCGGGCATTTTGGTCATGGACCCGGATGGGAAATACGTTATCAGTCTTTTATCCGGGCATCTCGGGCACGCCAATGAGAACGCAGTATATCTGGCAAAGCGCATGAACGCCCAGCCGGTTATTACCACAGGAACGGATGTGAAAGGCAGTATGGCTGTGGATGTGCTGGCTGAAAAGCTGGGCTGCACCATTGCGGACTTTACCGCAGCCAAGGATGTGACCGCCTTGATCCTGGACGATGAACCCATCGCCCTGGTTGGCGGAGAGCACTGTGATACGACTGGACTGGTACTGCCGCAGAATCTGGTTTTTTCAGAAAAGCAGGAGGCTCTCTCCGGCGATTACAGCGGCTGTGTGGTGATCTCAGCCGATGATCCGCTGAAATGGCCGTCTGGAAAGCCTGCTGTTCAGATTGTGCCCAAAAAAATTGTGATCGGTATCGGGTGCCGCAGGAATACGGAGGCAGAGCGGATTGAAGAAGCTGTGAGACAGGCGCTCGCCGCCCTTGCGCTCCATCCGTTATCGGTTAAGGCCTTTGCTACCATTGGCCTGAAAGCCGATGAGAAGGGAATTCACGCGGCCTGCAAAACCTTTGACGCAGAGCTTAAGGTGGTGCCGGATGATTTTGTGAAAATGGTGCAGAGCCGCTTCGAAGGCTCGGACTTTGTTTTTAAAACAACAGGTCTTTACGCAGTCAGTGAGCCGTGCGGCTATGTGGCGTCCGGCTTTGGCGAGTGTTTGCTGGAGAAGCAGAAGTGCGGGGGAATTACCCTGTCGATTTGGAGAGTGAAGGCATAG
- the cobJ gene encoding precorrin-3B C(17)-methyltransferase: MSKKIYVTGLGPGLYEHMTEAAKNSLKDADVIVGYKTYIDLIKDLIGDKEVLSSGMRREIDRCQDCLDLAEQGKTVTLVSSGDAGVYGMAGIMLEIVEKQKSDVEVVVVPGISAANAAASTLGAPLMHDYCVISLSDLMTDWEMIKKRLRCAGEGDFIVTLYNPKSKGRPDNIVEAQKILLEYKAPETPVGIVRNAKRANESTVITTLEKMCDEEIDMFSMVVIGNSKTYITEDHLKMITPRGYQL, from the coding sequence TTGAGTAAAAAAATTTACGTGACAGGTCTGGGGCCAGGCCTGTATGAACATATGACAGAAGCCGCGAAAAATTCTTTAAAGGACGCGGATGTGATCGTGGGTTATAAAACCTACATTGATTTGATTAAAGATTTAATCGGTGATAAAGAAGTGCTCTCCTCTGGAATGCGCAGGGAAATCGACCGCTGTCAGGATTGCCTGGATCTGGCTGAGCAGGGAAAAACCGTTACGCTGGTAAGTTCCGGCGACGCTGGTGTGTACGGGATGGCCGGCATTATGCTGGAAATTGTTGAAAAGCAGAAAAGTGACGTTGAGGTTGTGGTAGTGCCAGGAATTTCCGCCGCCAACGCGGCTGCGTCCACTCTGGGCGCGCCTTTGATGCACGACTACTGCGTCATCAGCCTCAGCGACCTGATGACTGACTGGGAAATGATTAAAAAGCGTCTGCGCTGCGCCGGCGAAGGCGATTTTATCGTGACGCTCTACAATCCAAAGAGCAAGGGCCGCCCGGACAACATCGTGGAAGCCCAGAAGATCCTGCTGGAATACAAAGCGCCGGAAACACCGGTCGGTATTGTCAGAAACGCTAAACGCGCCAATGAAAGCACTGTCATCACCACACTTGAAAAAATGTGCGATGAAGAAATCGATATGTTTTCAATGGTAGTGATTGGTAATTCCAAAACCTATATTACAGAAGATCATTTAAAAATGATTACACCACGGGGGTACCAGCTGTGA